From the Juglans microcarpa x Juglans regia isolate MS1-56 chromosome 7D, Jm3101_v1.0, whole genome shotgun sequence genome, the window GCCCTCGTGGCGTGTACCAGTTCTTCCGGATGTCCCGTATCGTTTTCCGTGAATTGGCCTCCCGAGGTGCTCTCAATGGCATTAAGAAGGCTTCTTGGTAGAGAAGTAAGGAAGGGATTATATTTTGTACTTCTGTTAGATCGAACGAATGAGATTTGttctttttaaatgaaatatttgcttgTTTATGGTGatgttagaaataatttttcagttttgagattcttttggttttgttttgaatgttTGGAAAATGGGTTTCAAGAATGTGAAATGCATATGGGTTGGCATAGAATTTTCTATACATAGAATAACAAATGGTATTTGGAACCAAAATGAAAGAATTGTGGTGGAATTCATTTGGTCTTGAAATTTGATGTGGTTTCGCTGATGTTTTTCTGAatgattttacaaaatcatAACTTGATGTCTGAAATCGGTCAAACTCGAAGCTTGGAACTGGGGTTAAAATGGGTGAGTAAACACAGCTGAGTTATCTGTCTCGGTTGAGTTAGATCTGTTTACCTGGTCTGGGCCTCATTTCAGTGATTTTTTCCCATTACATTAAAGCGttgattttgatatgatgtgggaGACAGGGAAGCGGGAAGGCTTTCCTATGTATTACTATGTAGAGAACTGATTGAAGCATGTAACTTTGGACTTGGATCTCCCCCTTTGCAAAAAGGGCATAATGAAAAACATCACTGAACTAAATTCCATTTGCTTGTCCTGTTACAAAATCAAGTGAATAGGAAAATGTAGAGTTTTTACCTACTTTTATTTGAAACAAGTGTGTGGATTGGAACTCAAATTGTTTGAAACCTATACAATTGAATTCTTTGTAGAATTGATTCTTTGGTATATGGGTCCAATTACTTGGCAAATTAATGCAGAAATCTATTCAGAGCTATATTCTTAACCCTATTCATATCGTAGTGATGTGTCCTTTATACCTTTATCCTTATTCTCTGTACTGAAGTGGTTCGTGCTAACTTGATGACATTGTATCACTCGGACCATACCCTCTTCTTCATGAAAAACCTGGTTTTGATGAAGGTTGTGTAACATGGACTGATGCTGCCTTTTGATAGCATTGTCTAACTTGACTAAGTATGTCTTCGAAGTAGCTCCGACACCGAATCTGACTCCATATTGGTCAATTGGTTGATTAGTTTAAGATTCCCCGAGTATCCTTATTTTTTGTACCTATTCTCAAATTTATGGGGAAGTAATACTAAAAGGGTAAATATGTTTGATGTCTGATTCACTTGTGTGTGTTTGCTTGAAGTGTTAAATGTCACATTGAGGATTGGTCCTGAATGGCATTGATGGAGTTTCTCTTTATGCTTTACACCATTCTTTAATTTGCCAAGTTTCCAGGCAGCCTGAGAGAAGGAAAGTGAGATTTGAACAAATCGTTGTGTTTGTGTCATTTGAACTTAGATTGATCAAAATGGAAAGCAGATTGCAACAACTCCATTTTGGATGTAAGATCTTATCTTTTCGGAATCAGGAAGacagaataaataaattagaaggcAGAAGACTAACCACGCACATCAGCAATAAGGATTTCCTGCAAGGTCCCCCCACAGGAGTTACAGAAGCATTACTCCATGGAATCCTGTAGCTGATCCGGTGGACCGGTTGATTGTAGAATTATTTGAAGTAGTCCTTCCTCATATTCAGAGCTGATGTTCGTGGCAGCCAACTGCATTCCAAAGCTCTGTTCTGACGGGTAGAAGCCAAAGGAAACTGGATTGGAAAATAGTTGTTAGacagaaaggaaaacaaaacaaatttaataatGTTTTGGAAGGATTGTGCAATGGGTTCTCTTTTGTATAAAGCATGCTCGTTTTGGCTAGCTTGCAACCTGAATAGGATTACACTGCAATTTTATTACTTTCATCATTGGTATTTTGTGCCAATGTTAAACCAGTTTGGGTGAGCATTAACAACGCTGcttaaagagagagagtgagaggggaAAAATAGTTGCTGGGCATCTACCATACGAGGCATGGTATCGTGATTATTCAACGGAATAAAATTAATGTtgtataaaagagtaatgctatatgcagTTGTGGAATGCGTAAATGTCATGCagttgctttgaaaaagagtgaggtctactattaaaaaattaatttttttatgtgagtttcgtatttattcatttttttcaaaatgattacgcggcGCTTATGCACTCatactacaactatcatttctcacatatttatatgtaaatctTCTAGGCTGTATCTATATTTAATGGCCTAAAGATTGACTTAGGATGAGCTGTAGACTCAAACATCTAAGTTCAATTCGATGTTAAtaattgagtaatgctatatacagttatagagtatgtaaatttcatatattttatttgaaaaaagttgtatattattaaaaaataattttttcataaataccaaatttatcttttttttttttaaagagaggtCACGAGATTTGCACATcataagattgtaaatattatttttcttaaaactttatCTCGAGGTATCGTATATATACACAGTTTGGGTGTATCGGATTCTGTATTTGATCGAGATTTCTTAACgaatttaaatatttacaaattataacataaacatatcaCTGAAACCCATTCTAATTGTAAAATGGTCAAAATGTTAATTCAAGTTTTGAGGgattttaaatcatttcatattatctcatataatcattataatttttttaaaattttaaataattgattttttttaaattttaaaataaaaataatattactaaataatattttatttaaattttaacttttatttcatctctctcatctgtataaccaagCCAGCCTAGACTATTATCTCTCAAGagttattttgaagaaaaattatatgcatcaactactatttattatctcacaTCCTATGAAAAGTGGGTAGCGATAGGGTTACTATCATTTTACTacctatttactacttataatgtatttatttattttttatcattttatttttagtatttttttaacatctttaatcattaagaaaatatataattttactaataagtattttcttaattattaagtaaaataaaaaattttaaaaaaattaaatataaaaagagttgTAAATGGATAGTAGAaggataataattttattattattcatgaaaaatattctcacctcttatttaaaaaaattataaatgtgaagtataaaaataaatagtgatgGATGCAATAGATTATTCTTTCTTGAAATCATGGGGACCCGGATCCGTCGGACTACGTCCACTGAATTTGGGCGTACGGTACGTTTCTTCGTTTATGTGCTGATTCCATCTAAAGTCTGGTTCCATCGCATACAGGCTCCACCACCACTCGCCAATTCGAATGCTTGTCGAGCCGACATTCCCAAACGGACCCCCACCCAATTTTCCCCGTCCTTATCGGCGCTCCAATCAATGTGCTTAAAGCTCAGGCAGTGGCGTAGGACTGAGCACCAAATTCCTTAAGACGGAATCCGGATTCTCTTATAAAAGATGTACGGTGATCACACTGACACGAGATCGACGTCTCCAGTGGCGTCGTCGGTGAAGGATTTCGACGTGTTGGGTCACTACAAGGGGACGGGCTCGTTCAGGAGCTGGGCGCAGAAGACTGCGGAGAGCTACCAGCTCCAGCTTGCTCTGGCACTTCGCCTCTCCGCCCAGGCTGCCCGTGCCGATGATCCCAATTTCTTGGATTTCAAATCCAGCGACTGGGGAACTCCGTCGCCTTCTGCTTCTGCTGAGGCTATGTCTCATCGATTCTGGGTATTTCATTTCTTGCTTGCTTATGGGTTCACTTATTTTTTGTAAGTGAATTACGTACGTAAGAGTTAGGGAGGTATTTTGTAGAGCTAAATTGTAATTTTGGCTTGGTTTGATGTTTGGATGAAAATCCGATCGCACAAACTTAATCAAGACGACATTTACTTGCTTGAATGCCATGGCTCTGATTTCTATTCTGATGTGTACCAGGTGAATGGCTGCTTGTCATACTTTGACAGAATTCCGGATGGTTTTTACCTTATCCATGGGATGGATCCATATGCGTGGACTCTAAGTACTGATGAGCAGGACAGTGGTCGGGTCCCATCGTTTGAATCGTTGAAggctgttgacccccgtgacgATATGTCAATCAAAGTGGTTTTGATCGATAAATCTAGAGATCCTGGTTTGAAGGAACTGCAGAATAGGCTAATCATTCTTTCTGGTGGCTGGATTCCCATAGAAGAGATGGCTGATCAGCTTGCAATCATTGTTTGTAATCAATTGGGGTGGGCTACATACTACTCTTTgattttaaatgtttaattggaatattgttttcttttaaaaaaattctgttGTCGTTACAAGGGGTGCGGCGTCTACAGAAGAAAATTTGGGTGCACGCTGGGGGAGAGTTTTGAAGTTCTGAAAGACTGCCGAGGCTCTGTCATACAACCAATTGGAAGCTTATCAGTAGGCCTCTGTGTCCATCGTGCGTTAATGTTTAAAGTAATCCTCGCAACCTTAATGCAGTTTGATGTACTCTTTAgcaatttgattttgtttcattatagcaatgtgtgtgtgtgtctgtgtgtgtattttataaaaagactgATATGTACCCTCGAGTTTTTTTATCTCGTACCCTTCTGTTACGAAAAACGATGTTGACATAAATGCTTTTCTTgactattattttgatgatcatcgaaaatatttctcattttggCATTCTGCAGATATCTGCAAAAAGGTCTTGGAGGATTACGCTGCACACTAATTGTAATTTTGGCAGGTGCTAGCGGACATAGTTAACCTACCATGCCGAATTGCAAAGGGCTGCAAATACTGTAGAAGGGATGTATCTGCCTCCTGCCTTGTGCAATTTAGCCCTGGAAGGTATGTTGTGTTAGTCttatatttcaataaatgatGGTAGCATGAACTATTTAAACCAATAAGCGAGGCGACATGAGCCAACTACCAAAGTTTATATGTAGTAGTAAGAAGGAATGGAAAGGAACCACAACTTGTAAAAAGATTTAAGAATTGTAATCTCTGCAGGATACTGGGTATAATCGATTGGAAATAAACTGAAATGCAAAATCCAATAATGAGGaataatctattaaaaaatttatatcatGTGAATGCATTAGTAAAGGACTAACAATTAACATGGAGGAGTTTGGAGCTTGGAGTAACGAGTGCAAAAATACTGGTATTCACAAGACTAAAAGACTTAGTAACTGGACAAACAGTGGATATTTCGTGAAGAATTATTCTAGGAAAAGATGAGAATAAAGAAGGCTTCGGGACttgatgatttttcatttgAGCTTGTATGTTTAGCGTGTAGCCAGATAAGCGGAGAAAAGCATTCAAGTAcctttaaataagaaataaattgaatttacatttatttttccaGGGAATATTTGGTTGATTTGATTGGGATGCCAGGAGCATTAAGCCAGCCAGATTCCTCGCTCAATGGTACATCCTCCATCTTGGTCTCTTCACCATTATGTCATCCAAGATTTAAACAAGCTAGGGCAGAGAACTCCAGTATGCTAGCCAAACTATATTTCTCCGATTGCCAGCCACTTCATCTTCAATTTGACAATGATTCTTCAGGTAATTCTATATGCATGTACCATTGCATCATGCTTTTCTGATTCAGTTATCGTTGACCATTTTCGCTTTAATTCACTTCAATTAATACAGATAATTTTTGCTTGAATTCAgagtacatatatacatatcaaCCAGTTGCTAAGTATTATTATTAGTTGTCTGCCTTTGAACACAGTTCCTCTGGAAATCTGGTTGTCCCCCACATCGAAGTTTGTAGTTGTCAACTAGTCAACCCATTCGTGCAAGGGGTGATGTGCAATTTGTTGTAAAGTCAAAGTAGTAAGATTAAGTATGGTGATTTGTCAATAAGATTTGATGGGTTGAACAATTActattatcttatttaatcattttctaaaatgttaaggttaaacaaatagatcaaacaaaaaaaatatacagtccTTTGTCTGAAATGGTGTTGGACATGTATGTTCAACCCAACAAAATGCTATATATACAAGAAATGCTTGCACCTAACTATgaatgatgaaataaatgacACCGTGGTGATCTTTTTACTAATCTTAAAATGTCATTGTCTCCATTATGACAGGTACTGCTTTCAATGAAGATGACAAAACTGGCTCAAAGGTCTCTGGTCATATGAGTTACtttgatagaaaaaatattGTACACACTTCAAGCGAATACCATGATAGTAAATCAGTTAGTTCAAGTATACTTAATCTTGATGAAGAGGACTTGGTTATCCCATGGAGTGAACTTGTTCTAAAGGAGAAAATTGGAAAAGGTACCTGCTATTTCTGACATTGCTTGATGTTGTTAATTATAAAGCCTTCCCATTTCTGTTCATGCATGTCATGTGtatcatgtaaatattttgGGACTGCTCAGGATGATCATTGATTTTCAGGTTCTTTTGGAACTGTTTATTATGCTAGCTGGCGCAGTTCAGTaagcatttttttccctttatgatttatctacttattttttaatcttttggtgGATGTTATCTTGtaataaacagtttttttatgACTTTTGGTTATGAAGTTCTTTCGGATTTGTGGCTAGTGGAGTATGTAGTTTCtgtgttcttttttcttccttgaaGATTGAATAGTTTTGAGTCTGTTTTTGTAATCACGTGACCTATTTGTCTATCATTTGTAGGATCAGATCATAATCCATGGTTGCAAAGCGAAATCTATTAGTAGTTTAAGGAGCAAATTGAAACTTTGTAGTTTAGGGTGCCAAGTGAAAAGACGTTGGCAGTTTGGGGGGTCtaaagtataattattttttattgtaattctACCATCATAAGGTAAATAATCTGAATTTAGGTTGGTATGCACAATAAAGCAAGTGAATATGAACCCTTCTCTCTACAGgtaaaataaactttttattaaGAAAGAAGGGTGTAACCCAGAACACAGTGAGTATACAAGATATCCacctaacaatcaaaatgaaatATCTCCAAATATCcctcaaaatagaaaaaaaagttgtacTTTTGAGGAAAccattggaaaaataaaaatggtcaAGTTTTAAGTAACTGCTTTAGTGTTGACTCCTTTAAGCAAAAAGTACGCCCACATTTACTGACCGACTTCATTGTTTTTTATCTcacatttttttgataaattggTCCTCAAGGTTTTTTTTCTAGGGTTTCATCACCATTGAACATTTTAACCATGTCTGGTATCGAGATTTTCTTGTCATTTTAAGTGTGGCTGGACTATTGGGCACTATGGTCCCCAAGTATATAGTCAGTTGTCAATCTTTCTAGCAGTCATAGTACCAAACCTCCTTGATTTATAGTCCCTATTTCTGGTTCTGCTGCCTCCTTCACTGTATTAGGAGAAACAGTGTTAATAATTATCACTTGAGCTTCATATTTGGAGCGGTGGTGAAAATTATTGGCTAGTGTTTCCAATATGCTACTTAACCCCCCTCATGCGGTGTGCTTTTGTGGAGTTAGTTGTTAGGCAGTTTCGATAGTTTGATTAACTTTTTGTCATGATTTAAGTGCCACCAAGATATCCATTTTGCTAGTACTAAGATTGGGAATCACAGGATGTTGCCGTCAAAATTcttattgaacaagatttccATGCAGAGCGCGTCAAGGAATTTTTAAGAGAGGTAAAATGCGTAGCTCTTACTTTTTTGGTATTAATATGATTGAGTATTTATTGTTTCTGGTTTTTAACATCTTTCATTTTGATTTCACTGCATTACTTTTGCTTGCTAGGTTGCAACCATGAAACGTTTACGACATCCAAATATTGTTCTCTTCATGGGTGCTGTTACTCAGCCCCCAAACTTGTCCATAGTTACTGAATACTTATCAAGGTATCAAGATTCCCTGAAATGATCTGCTTCTacatcctttaatttttttacatatcaATAGCGATTCATTCTACGAAATAAGTTTCATATGTCACTgaacataatattttctttgcttttcagaGGTAGCTTGTATACACTTTTGAAAATGCCTGATGCTGGAGTGATATTGGATGAGAAGCGTCGAATAAATATGGCTTATGATGTGGTATGCCTTTGTGGAGTCAAGatagtattatattttagtttgcaGGGTCAGCTTAAGTGGTAAGGGTCTTGGTCTTGGGAGAATGCTCCCCCATCTCTAAGGTGCTAATGATTTACCCAATCTGTTTGATGTGGGCACATTACACGGGTTTGGAGTTTAATCAGTTAAAAGACATGGTTTGCATGGTTTTTGGAGTTTCTTTTTATCAGAAAAAAATAGTTTGCAAGGGTCAACTGAAGGAATTAATTGTTGGTGAagatttcatatcattttcacatcagacattagtttataaatttctttGGACTTAGCTATTTATTGATGTGTACAGGCAAAGGGGATGAACTATCTTCATCAACTTAGACCTCCTATTGTCCATCGAGATCTGAAGTCTCCAAATCTTTTGGTGGATGCGGCATATACAGTAAAGGTTACTGTCAAATACTATTTGTGCTGGTCCCTGGATGTTGAAAATTCGTTTTTCCCCATAAGTGTGCATTCTTAGTTGCTTGTTTCTTTTGACTAATGTGCTACAATGGTCTTCAAAATGGCTCCATGAACCTCATGAATATTCATGCTGGGTACAATAATGATCAACACAtatttttgcatatatatatatatatatatatatacacatatatattgtTGGAGTGATGGGCTGAAATAATTTGTCTTTGTATTTTTGGACATACTTGATCATCTAGGTTTGTGACTTTGGCCTTTCCCGCTTGAAGGCAAACACTTTTCTTTCATCCAAAACAGCTGCAGGGACTGTAAGTTCTctacaaactttaaaatttgTTATCTATCTCATTCCAGTAATCTTCTATTTTTGAAGAAAGCATTGAATACTTGCAGATACTAAACTAACTCATGTTACTTCTTTGTATTAGCCTGAGTGGATGGCACCAGAAGTTCTCCGTAATGAGCCATCTGATGAGAAGTCTGATATTTACAGCTTTGGTGTAATCTTGTGGGAACTTGTGACCCTGCAACAGCCTtggagaaatttaaatgcaccACAGGTTGTTTGTCAATTAACTAGCTGCAAATCAATGATTTGTAAAGCTATAGAAAAAGCTGGGTCTTTACATGTGTGCACTTGATCATTGGTACAAGGAAGGTCTTTGAAGAAGAATATAACAAAAGTTTAGCCGTATAAGAACAGCGTCAACGGggtggaaaatattttataagtggTGAAGGGTATTGATTATTGAATCTATCTCTAACTAAAGAGTATTTGACTGGCACTGTCTAAAACTGGTCTGTTCCTAGAACTAGCAGTGAGATGGCTGCCACTGAAGTGCTAGATATGATGAGTAATATTTTCTTAAGACTGTTTGAATTCAAATACAAGGACCACATTGACCATTTTCTGATATATTAATATGACAAGCTGCTTCCAAAGACACATTCACAACATGATAAAATACTTCTACCAGGATGGCTTAAATTGTCATCAGGTTTAATGGCTTTAGTTATGTATGCTGTTAATTCTTAGTCCACTGGAGGTCTTTATGGATCAATTCTTAGTTAAATTTACTTTCTCAAAatgattcaacaaaaaaaagtagtttttttcttttttctcaacttaATCTTAAATTCTAAGCTCTAGATTTGTAAATCATCTTCAGAATTTATTGATTTCATATGTAGCATAGGGGGACTTTCCAACATATGTGACTCATTTTGTTGTTAAGGTGTAGCTTAACAAATATGATTTATCCTCGTTTCAGGTTGTTGGTGCTGTCGGTTTTAAGGGTGAAAGGCTCGAGATTCCAAACACTGTAAATCGTGAAATGGCTGCCTTGATTGACGCCTGCTGGGTTAGGTAAGTCGACAATAACGAATTACACTCCTTAGAATCCAAACTCTAGGGCCTAGAGTGGGTCAATATACTCTAGGTCTTGGAGCTCAGGAAGAAAGTTGAAGATAACAATTGTTAGGTGAAATCATTcactatttctctctctcagaaaTGGAGTGGGGTTCATGTCTGTGAAACCCTGGTCCGCATAGGGTAATAAACTCACATGATTTtgcattgctctctctctctctctctctctctctctctctctctctcccctaatGCTGTGCTGGATGATACTGCAGTGAACCCCGGAAACGCCCTTCATTCTCGCAAATTATGAAATCTTTGCAGCAAGTTCTCATAAATTCCAAACCTCAGCGAGCTCGTGCACACATTCCATGATTTATCAAGAGGACTGGAACACTAGtaagatatgtatatatacgtTCATGCATGTGCATCGTCGCCCTTTTGATGCTCTCTCTCATAGTAGCCAGAATTCTTATTGTGCTAATCATTCAGGGCCCCTGCCCAGAAAGCGTTCATGGAAAAATAGGTTTGTTACTGATCTCAGTTTCTATTTTCTAAGAGGACAATGTCTACTTTAAAAAAGGAAGCATAGCCTGGAATTCCTGCTCTCTCACCTGGGGGCATTCTGACTTAAccccaaatgaaaaaaatatatatcaatgagTTTGCCAGAGAGAAATCAAAGAACTACCCAGTATCCACTGCCATGGTTTGCAAGTTTTGGGTCTTGTACTTTCCAAAAGCTAATTTGATGTTTGAACCCAAAAGCCTCAAATAGCAATGATCAGAACTCTATTGTTTGTGTCCCTGATGTTTGATGGGAAGACCTTTGATGCAGAAACTCGATCACTGCACCAGTTgagtgaaaaatatttgttgctGACCTGGCATCTTTGTCtcccaatatttttctttttaattttttttataggcatcTCCCAAGATATTGATTATCCCTACTACTAAAACATGAAACGTGTTCTTTGCTTCTGTGATACTTATGTACTTACTGGTGTATGTAAATCCTACTGCTTAAGAGCTTCAACAAGATACTGGAAATTGTTTCAGTGAACGCTTTTGTCTCTATTATGCCTGCAGAACCGATCTTATAACAGACATGTTTGGTTTGCAGATCGAGCATTAAGAAATGAGAATGTCTGCTCTCCTATTCCTTTGCAAATAGCATTTCTATCTTTTTGTTTGGTCACAAAAACGAAATTATCGGTATATAATACAGTTGATGTGTAAAGTGCACCATTatgattatttaaatatatatattttttataagtaatcaagaaattatattcataaaagtaGACAAAACTCAAGTACGGATATAGGGAGTATATATGAGAAGTCATCGCATAAATGTTAAGATTTGATtaataagttttaaattttaagatttttcttgtaaattatGCCACGTTAGCATTTTACCAGATGCGTTATCTacactaatttataattaaaaattttcttttttaatgtacATTTACAATCATGAAATCTTATATGCACTCCAAACCCTAGCAATAGATTTCAGTGTGCACCCTCGttataattttaattgcatCTCATTTGCTTTTTAGTTCAACGTGTAACTgcatacttttttctttttttttttttggaaaatgaatcTCATCCCGCCAAGTGTACGGATAAGTGcatttgtgttttttcttttagcatttgtttgtttgtttttttaaatattaaaaaaatacacacaaatgcttaaaaaaaagcAAATGCACTTATCAATACACTTGTCACCTTAGCATAAGGCTGTACAAGAAACTGAGAAACCGACCTAGACCGATTCAGACGGGTCGTCGGAGCTCAGAATCGGCCGAAACTGGTGGAGAACCGGTCAGCATGtgacaaaaaatagaaaaaactgCTATCGGCCCGTTGGTTCGAACCTGGTTCTAACCGCTGAACCAgacaattaaagaaattatatatattttttaatatattatgtactcaaaacgacgtcgttctacttaagtttaagtggaacaaTGTCGTTTTAAGCttgtagttatattttaaacacaactgaaacgacgccgtttgatATTAAACCAATACCAAACGGCgtttttttattcataacgtattaaaagaaaattaagcagAACGACGCCGTTTCGAAATTAGATTGTCTtctttctcactttttcttCCCCGATCTTAGTTCTcatcctctccctctctctctactcttttAGACAAATCTCGCTGATGAACTGACCATGAATCGCCAGAGAACCACTAGTGTTGAGACGGCCAGTGTTTCTCCTTCCCATCAatcggtttcggccggttttcTCCCCCAAAAATGAAGCATCGAAGGAGTCAGTTTTTACCCCTACcgtagaattatttatttttttaactatctTGTTAGGTAATAACAAAAAATCTTggatccataattttttttttactggatGGATCCCCAAAACATATTTAGGACTAGTTTGGTTTCAAAAACctttaaaactattttaatcaatttcatcttatcttagcatctaaatactatttaaacagaaatattttttaatttcaaattttctaatttttaacttttttcacataattaatacataatcattacaactttctcaaacttccaaacaaaatattaaaaacaattcaactttttcaaatactaaaacaaaaattatattataatcctcttttaactttataatatttttatttaactttttctctctactttctcaaaattatataaaattcttaactcaaactattttattattatttataaattttcttatctcatttcatcttatctatatAACTAAAGAGCAGTGCTACATCTCCCGAGAGATGTAGTCCGAAAGTCCACCGAACAGGCATTTAGCATTTCTTCGGGGCATTTAGCatttctgataaaaaaaatactttcttaatcactaagtaaaagaaaaaaaaaaaagatttcggGACACATCTTCGGGGCATTTAGCATTTCTGATAACTAAAACTTGAGAAAATGAGTAAATCTCTCAATTATCTGAAGTTTGAATCCCAAAACTTCTATAAAGATGAGAAGGAGCACGGACTAACGCATTCAAaacccattaaaaataaaaataaagaccCATAACTTTTGCTATCTTAAGGTCCAAATCACGGGGATTATGGGCAACTTGACTTTGCCCATCAAAAGAACCAAGGCCCAAAGAGAGATCGGTTCAACCTAAAATAAACACAGCGAGTGGAAAAAGGATAAGACCCCACAGTTACATAACGAGCTGTGAAATTGGTAGGTAAGGTGgttataattatgaataatttttcttatcagtCCTTATTAATCTCCATGCCTCACAGTAccttatgaagaaaaaaaaaaacttgttagGTGTGAAATATGGAGGTAAATAATGGCTGATACATAAGTTATAACTTATGAGAGCTTTTAATTCATGGACATACTTACAATTCATATAAAAGAAACGACGTTGCTAGCTAAATAGAAAAGTCATCGAACTTTCGTActgatatatttgatttttttttttttttttacgtgaaTAATAGTAAAGTGCTCAT encodes:
- the LOC121238608 gene encoding LOW QUALITY PROTEIN: serine/threonine-protein kinase CTR1-like (The sequence of the model RefSeq protein was modified relative to this genomic sequence to represent the inferred CDS: inserted 1 base in 1 codon), encoding MYGDHTDTRSTSPVASSVKDFDVLGHYKGTGSFRSWAQKTAESYQLQLALALRLSAQAARADDPNFLDFKSSDWGTPSPSASAEAMSHRFWVNGCLSYFDRIPDGFYLIHGMDPYAWTLSTDEQDSGRVPSFESLKAVDPRDDMSIKVVLIDKSRDPGLKELQNRLIILSGGWIPIEEMADQLAIIVCNQLGGAASTEENLGARWXESFEVLKDCRGSVIQPIGSLSVGLCVHRALMFKVLADIVNLPCRIAKGCKYCRRDVSASCLVQFSPGREYLVDLIGMPGALSQPDSSLNGTSSILVSSPLCHPRFKQARAENSSMLAKLYFSDCQPLHLQFDNDSSGTAFNEDDKTGSKVSGHMSYFDRKNIVHTSSEYHDSKSVSSSILNLDEEDLVIPWSELVLKEKIGKGSFGTVYYASWRSSDVAVKILIEQDFHAERVKEFLREVATMKRLRHPNIVLFMGAVTQPPNLSIVTEYLSRGSLYTLLKMPDAGVILDEKRRINMAYDVAKGMNYLHQLRPPIVHRDLKSPNLLVDAAYTVKVCDFGLSRLKANTFLSSKTAAGTPEWMAPEVLRNEPSDEKSDIYSFGVILWELVTLQQPWRNLNAPQVVGAVGFKGERLEIPNTVNREMAALIDACWVSEPRKRPSFSQIMKSLQQVLINSKPQRARAHIP